TAATTCACCATGAATAATTACAGGTACTCTGAATTTAACGAATTTAACTGAGAACGCCATTCTTGATCATAGAATAAATTCAAATCGATCCGATGACTCAGttggaaaaatgaaatgtgTTCATGTTCAGAGGATACCAACAAATACAAAAGTAGTTTTAGTAGCTGATGTAGATAAAGATGGTGCTAATGAAATGATAATTGGCTTAACAGACAGAGTAGTGAGATCTTATAGGTGGTCCAGTAATGCAGACTTGGGCACTGGAAAATTGATAGGACTAAATAAATGGGAATGTGCAAATCAAATTGGAACTGTTACATTACAAGATGATTCTGATGGCACACCAACACTGTTGGTTGCTCAGCCAGGTGGAACTTTTATGAGAATCAAGTGTAATGCAGATGATTGTCAGTTGGATGATGATTGCTTTGATACCAACAGTGAAGCAGCAGCTAGTGGTGTTGATTATCAAACCTTGGGCATTTCAAGAATGAGGAATCCCAATATATCAACTGAAATATTAGGAAACCTCAAAcctaaaatatcaaatttttctgaTCATGATGTCAAATGCACATCGACTGATCAAGATTTACTCGGATCGACTTCTTCAAAAGATTTCCAAGAGGAAATCGCATCAGCCAATGAAACAGACATAGATAGGCAGTCTGGAGTTGATATGGTGGACGGTAATCTTATTGGCGGTAATATCGTTTTTGGAGAATTCGAGAGCAAGAAAGATCAAAGTCATTTTCATTCTTCATTCAAAACTTCGGACCTCGGTGATAAAAATCTGATCAAAAGAGATGATTACGCCAAATTCGAAGACCACAAGCAGACAGTAAATACGCAATCTAATGTGAAGGAAGACAATAAATCTTGGTCCAATTCAAAATCGTATGCCCTGGCTACGCTCGATGGTACCATAATGTTGGTCAAGGACGAGATAATACTTTGGTAgtgtgttttttaaattttctataaCGACACGTGAATAACtgatttttagaaaaaaaaaaaaaaaaactacgaATGTCATTAGGAAGTATCCTTCTTTACCGACCGGctatcatttttaaaaatctgtcATTTACGAGTCAATAATTTATCAAACGAAATTTCCAACGCATGTTCTAAagacaaaattattttgaaacttttatTCTCCgcaaaaattgtatttttaaaataaacgaAATTTGTGATCGCAGGTCGATGCAAGTAGATCACCACATATCGGCCTTGTGTCCATTGGACGTTACCGGAGACGGAGCGGACGAAATAATTGCGTGTACTTGGGATGGCCAAACTTATATACTCGATCAACAGAGAAACAGCGTCCGCTTTCAATTCGAGGAGCCAGTGCGAGCTTTCTGCGCTGGAATGTACAGTGTTTTTCCTCGATCAAAGAGCCCATGCCTagtgtacaataattttttcaacaaggtaactgttttttttttacgatgaAAAAAGGTTTACACGTCGGATGGTTGCTAAAAgacgtttataaaaaaagcgtATATCTAGGTACAAATAGCCCGTATATAGTTAACCGATACAAGCACACTATACATATTTACTAATGAGTCGGATTAGCTCGATTTATGGATCGAGTATTAGGCTCGTTACTTCTACATCGGTCTGTATACCTTTGAAGCATTAGCGCTACTCTGTATAACTGGTGGGACTTTATGTATCATCAGCGAACTGATCGTTTGTAACGAAAGCTACAGGAAGAATGATCGCAAGCTTAATTTGGCGCGTATAAGGTTGGCCGCAGAGGCCTTATCTCTGCGCCTATGCGCAAAAAAATCGGTCTATCTCGTTTCCACACGAATCAgttagatttaaaaaaaattctcatcTTCCTCTCACACCTCTGCGCAGATTTTCCTCTACTACGACGTCAGTCTTCCCAGCATGCTGGTAACCGCGCTGAACCCAACGGAGTCTCTGGAAGCATCGGAGAAGGAGTCGCTGAAGAAGATTCTCGCCGACTCTCCGGACTGCGAGCACGGCCCGGAGCTGAGGCAGTTGACCGAGTGGCTGTTGTACGGAATGAGCTGAgaaataaagagaaaaagtCAGCATATACTCGCTCTTCTCTGCGTTATATATTTTCTCacacaacgcgcgcgcgcacacacacacacacacacgcacacgcacacgtcGAAGCGGAAACGTCCGTTTAGCGCAAAAAAGCTGTCCGATCGCCCGAAAAGCGGAGCATCGCCGAGCTGCAGGCAAGGCCAAAAGGGTGTACGGGCTTGACACATCTACTCCGTTCGCGCGTTTCTTATCGGCGGGCCGTCATCTACGAGCGCTCGCTTGTTTGCATATTTTATACACAGCCGCAGCTCTCtgtatatatctgtatacatcgcgagagcgcgcggccGGCTAATCCGCTTACAGTCCcgcgtatatatatgtgtgtgtgtgtgtgtgggtgtgggtgtgcgcgtgtgtgtccgCAGGTATACGCCCCCGATTGCaggcgcgtgtgtgtacacacacgggTTCCGGCGGGCTGCACGCGCCCGGCGCTCTTTTATTATATGGACTTTTAATGGGATGATTGGTCTCTTTCATGTATAAAGCGCCGCTCGTTACGATAGGCAATCGAGCGTGTCGAAGATGATGAGCATTGCTCGTATATTATGCGCGCGTTTTATACCTGTAGAGCGACGTATTAGTACGGCGAAAAAAAGGTGTATATATCTATAGCAGCCGCGCTGTGCGCTGTAGAGGGAGGCGGCTTTGTTCGGCCTCCTTCCCAGCCATTGTGATGCTCGCGAGTATACGGGGGTAATGGCGCGTtggaaagcaaaaaaaaaatcaacaaagtGAACTAGTCCCGAGCGTCGATTCGGGCgtgtatgtgaaaaaaaagagccgcGGAGAAGACGAGAGCTGCATCAGCGGGAAAAAGAAataagacgagagagagagagagagagagagagcaaaagtCGGGGCTCCGCATTCCTCCGTGTGGGTATATACTGGCTGTTTTTATTAGCCGTGTGGTGTCAAATGCGCAAACTAGCCCACCTACGTGCTTataatgctcgcgcgcgcgcgtgtttgtgtgtgtatagagagagagagagagaaacgaagaGAAGAGGGCCTGTCAGAGAGGCGCGCGTGAGCAGGGGCCCACTGACAGCTTTTTGACACTTCTCGTCCGATTCTGGCAGTCGGGTGTCGAGTGACAGTTTTCGAGCCCACTTTtctctctgcagcagcagactccgtctctctctctccctctataaTCCTCCGCGCGGTGCGCGCTCTCTCGAAAAAAATGCTAATGGCCCGCGgggctcctctctctctctcgctatacgtatatagcaaGGCGCTTATATATAAAACatatatacgcgtatatatCGGGCTCGCGGAGAGAAGGGGGGGGGCAgattgtatgtatatatatatataggaaaaTGGGCGGTGCCAGCGAGTCACGCCTCGAGTCTCTGCGCGGCTCGCAGCCAATGACTCGCGGCCCCGACGGCCATCTCTCGGTCCAGAGTAGACGCGGCTGCTGCTTCGATCGCGAGTTAGCTACGAGCTGACTCGCGGGGCTGCAGTATAGCAGTGTCTGTATCAGCGGCAGCGCTCGTCACGGCGGTACCAAGAAGCAGCTCGCGCTATTGTACAGctgaaggagagagagagagagagagagagagagagagagcgtgtgtgtatgtgcgtgtgcaCCGCGCTCTCTGGCCGGGCTCGATCGACCAGCAGTCGATCGGCTATCCTCGTACGAGGCAGAAGCCGCGTGCGCGTCTCGCGTCCTTTTATTACGCAATActcgcatctctctctctcgagagagagaggaggcgaAGAGAGTCGCGAGTGTGGCCCAtcagtataatatatatatatatatatatatatattcgcttGCACTGGACTGAGAGAGTGCGTCCGCTGCTGCTGAACCATACATACACGGCCGGATACAGAGCGAAGCATTGTAACAGTGAAAACGCTGAGAGGTGAGTGCTGATGTACGTCATTGAGACTACGGGGGGCTAAGCCGCAGCTGTGCGTCGTCGCACGCAGGACTCGCGTCGCGGCTAGAGGACAGTGGGGAGTTGTAGATACTCGAGAGTTTGCAAAATAGGTGAGCGACCCCCCGGACGGAGCGATAATCGGGCCCATTGTCCAGCGAGGAAAACAGGCGGCTCTTCGGGCCCTGCCCACTGTATATACCTACTGCTACTGCAATTAGCGCTTTCGGGGTACTTTTACCGCGCGCCCTCGCTTCTCTAGCTCACTATACGACGGCGgcgagtttctctctctctctctctcttctcggcATTCCACTGCCTACCGCTGTATTGTCggcttttttccctttttcggctgctgctgcacgcgCTTCTGAATATAATAAGCTCGGCGGCAAACGGGTTTCGGCCTCTCTTTCATTTAtatagcatatatatatatatatatatatacagccaTCTCTCGGAGCTGAGTCGCtcgcgtatatttttatttacagaaaTTGGCCTGCTTGCTGGAATGTGTCGCGagtcagcgcgcgcgcgcgcgcggggttATACAAAGGTGTTGAGCTGTTTCTCGCTCCCTCCGCCGGGCATATATATTTCTGCGGGATATCGTTGCGGCTCTCTGCTCTCTTCTTTCTATTTTTCACGGCGCacgcaagcgagcgagcgagcgctctGAAAGGAGGgacatattttatatttatgccTGTTTGCCGCTACTGTGCTCCGAACCGGCCAAACGACTCGACCCATGTGTCAtctccctcctcctcctcccccttctctctcactctctctcgaCAGCGGTCGCTTCTATATATACCTGCGCGCATATACGCGGCGCGAGAAATCGAGATTGTGTGTAAGAGCGGGGCCGATAACCGCGAGAGAAGAAGCCTAATCAGCGTCGAAATTTGTCCCGCCGCTATATACTTGCGCGTATGCGTGTGTACGAAAGAGAGGGAGCGACGAGGCGTGAGCCGTGGCTAATGTCCCCtaaaagcggcggcggcggcggcggcagcggcggaaTATTTCACGATCGCGACGAGAGATCGGCCACAAAAGTGCGCGAGTAGTGCAGCGTGCTGCCGTGAAAAGAGTCGGCCAAGCGCGTCCTTTAACCTTATGTAGCCTGGCACCGCAGGCGTCGAAcccggagagagagatcgtCCCGAAGAGATCGCCCCTCTATCTCGACTATACTCTTATAATCCTCCCCAAAGCTTTCTTTGCCCTCGGAAATCCCGCAGCCGCCGCCAACGACGGGACGAGAGATGGGACTTTTCTTACCTATATATAGGTGCTTACATGCGCGATGCTCACAGGCACGGAAAAACTCGACTCCGCAGCTCTTGCGTGTATAACTgcgtgagcgagagagagagaaaaaagtttccttctttctttttcgaattaaaaattcaGCTGTCTCGCGGCCGCGCGGACAGCTTGACGGttctcacacacacgcgcacacacgcatataCGAGCACGGACGGACAGAAGTGATATTCCTCTCTCGGCTTGGATTTTCGATTATTTCTTCATCGAACGAGATCTCGCGGCAGCTCCTCTTTTTCGTCTTCTTATTCTCAGCTATGCCGAGCGTTTCCTCTCTTACTCCTCAaaacgtatacctatatatatacacaagaGACGCATCGCATCAGCCTCCCGAGGCTGCCATAGTCTATAACAATGGCCCCGAAAAACGACAATGGGCCTCGCTGACGTGTTTATATAGCTGGCTGCCGTCGGCGTGTAATTTAGTTTTGCTTCGATTTTTACCCTCCCTCGTGTTTGCCCTGCATCGCTATATACCGCCGCTTGATCGACGAGCGACTGTTACAAACGCTCCTGCAAAGTATATATGCGCGACTCAGAGGAAAAGTCTGATTCCCGGAAGGTCATCGTCTCGCGTGCAGCGATACGACTATGGGCACTTTGACCAATTTCATTCATaagctctctgtctctctctctctctctcgtgccgGGTTAAGCCCGGATTTGTGGCTTAGCGCTGATGGTGTTTGCTACCACCGCAGAGTTTAACTGTTTCCGCAGAGCGCGCATAGCAAGAACTGTCGCGCGCAGGTATGCAACCTGTTCCAACTGCGCGCGTTTgcccgtgtatatatatatatatatatatatatatatatagctactaGTAGACGTCCGTAGACGTCCCGGACAGGCCGATGATCCCGTGGTCGTCCGTCGCCGCGATAATCGTACCCGGCGCTGCTGCAGAGGTGCGCGCGGAACAATGCCCGAGGCTTGTATACAGGGAAAAGGACAAATTACTTAACGAGCGTAGGTATATATCTAACATAAGAGAGCAGCCGGCGAAACGAGACCGTGTCCCGCCGTCGCTTGGGTTTTCCCCGTCGGAAGGAAGCGTGGTACCCAGACATAGGGATTTTAGCCTCGCCGATCTTTCTCTGAGTAAACAGATCGTGATATATTTGTGGGCCGGGGGTATTATGAGCGCTGAAGGAttcggtattttttttttttcgccccCCTCCGGAGACACGCTTAACTCGGATTTCCAGCGAGTATTATATACGTCGTTGTACAGCACGACGATGATCGGAGAGGACGACGGCTTCTCGACTCTCTAGTACACGCTCTAAGACCTATTATTCGCGCGCTGCGTGGATGAGAGAAAATTCGAACGATTCGCTGGTATGATCGTCGGGCCGAGACGAGTGATTATTGCGCTACGCCGCTTGAGGAGACGCAACGAACAATATGCAGGCAcgatattatatatagtattCTCGGGTATATAAAACCGGCAATAAAAGATGACCTCAAAATAGGCTATAGCGCAATTCTCGTACCTGTATAGGTAGCCCCAGCTCCTTCTGCTCAGAAGCTATTTCCAAAGGGACGTAATTATGCAAGCACCTTAATAAAAGTACCGTTCTAAAGTCATATACAACGTAATTccgctgtgtatatatagaacCTCCTAGTTTCGCCGACTTTCGAGGACCGAGAGACGTATTATATGCAGAAGCTATAGCTACCGATGCTATCTCCGATCATTGTTATCTTGCACATATATAcccgaaaaatttaattaacacgTCAGACGAGCTGCGAGCCGAGCAGATCGAGAAATCGAATATATATTTTCGCTCATCTGCGCGGCGGCTACAGGTCCGCCGGCGCGATCATAAAGGCCGTAtagttaatattttatttgagTGATTTGTGTTTTAATCCGTTCCCCGAGCGAGATGCTCTCGCGCTATATAACGCGCATAATCCCGTATGGCTCCCGTATACGCGgcgcatttttttcttcctttcatTTATcgctcagagagagagagagagcccgcgATTTCTGAAATATCCTTTGTGTCCGCGCGATATTTCACGAACATCAGGcgtacttttatttttccgaGTATATTACTCATGTAACCTGTTTTCCTGCTGTGCATGCGTGCGACGTTTAGGAAAGCGCTGACTTTTTTTTCGGTGTGTATAAGCAACGATGCGACCGATTATTTATGAAGCTCGTTTTTAACCGGGATACTTCTGTTTAAAGTGACAAATTCGCCGATTAATTAatcccgagagagagagagagagaagatgaGGTCGGCAGTCTCGTCGGAATTTGCATACGCCGTCGTGGAATGTATACGAAATTCCTAGGATAGATACCGCGTTATGTAAAAGCATCTCGtttatatgtgcaaatccagaaaaaatcTGACACTTTTGGAGGTCTGagtgaacgaaattgaaatttgagggcacacctatCAGACCAACTGTTTTGGGTTCTTTAGGCCACCCAGAACCCGAAATACCTTGGGTTCCCGCGATTACGAAATACTTATTTTCTTGCCGGGcactttaaattctcttatgggaattaaaaaataaacaaagatTAGCCATGCGGttcaactttacccactcagTGTCTGAAGGCGCAATTGAAAAATGTGCATTACTAGAATCGAAGTATTGAAAGAGAGCTATAATTTGAGGGCTGTTGAGTTAAGAATAATTGCCTAgggaaaaagttgtctaggcttgaaaatagcgaaaaattatgaaaatttggatcagcgatttttcccatttttaagatccttataactttttatccCAGCCGTCAATTTCAACCATCCGgggctcaaattaaagcttatTACTTCaagttttcatgatttttcgcaATTTTGAAGCctatacaactttttacccagGCCACCATTTTTAATCCACCAGCCTTCAAATTGAAGCGAACTtagtaatacacattttttcaTTGCGCCTTCAGACACTGAGTGCacggaaagaattttacaataaaaattacatagaaattaaggatcaaaattaccgtgctAGCATACAGTAACACTGGGCTGCCGCGCCATCTACAGCATTTTTACTGGATTGGCACAGTAAAATTTCGGGTAATTTGTTAGTTTTTCCCACAGCCTCTTCATTATGATATTTTGTTAGATACATTTAAAgtgcccggcaaaaaaataagtatttcgtAATCGCGGGAACCCAAGCTTTTTCAGGTTCTGGGTGACCTAAAGAACCTAAAAAGTTGGTCGAATTTAATACGGGGAAAATTAAGGAAAACCAGAAAATTGCCACTTTTTGTCAGGaggcgcaatccaaaaatgtgttttaatagaatcaaagtattaaaaaaaagaattaatttgagGATTGGGGGGGTTAAGAATGGTTACCTaggtcaaaagttgtctagtctttcgatattttacgaaaatcagcgatctttcttatttttaaaatccttataacttttgatcccagTAGTCAATTTCGACCATCCGGGGCTCAAATTGTAGTCCCTTTCTTCTACTTTCGTTTAAAAGTTTGGATTAGCAATTCAATTTTAcaatcagctatatatatatcagctcggatcaaaagttataagaatttaaaaaaaaagagagaaaaatcgcaGATTATCGTAAAACATCTGACTCTTCGTGATTTTTTACTaatttcaagcctagacaagtTTTGGCTTAAGAAACTATTTTCAGCTCAgcagccctcaaattaaagctctcttcTGATAATTCCATCCTAGCCGTACAGATTTTTGGATTTCGCCTTCAGACTCTAAGTGGATAAAGTTGAAGCGCATGGCTCATCTTCCCCAATGTTGAATtcccatatatatatcggAATGTGCGTTCAGTGCGCTGCACACTGCACGCGTTTCTAAATCGCGAGCATCTGAAACATGTTAATCGAGCGACGCAGCTCTCGAGAAAAGATAAGCGACAAGCTCTATGAACGGATCGtttgaataattcaaaaacACGAGGCTGCGCTCGATTCGATATCAAGGATGATCGCGTTTGACAGCGCGTGTGCGCTTGCGCTCGTATCGAACGCTAATACGATGCGCGCGAGTTTATCTTGTACGTAGCGAGAGTTTTCGCTAGTTTTTCAAACCGCAGCTGAGAACGTGTTTCTCCGTCGCACGAGGCATGTATACCTGCAAAGGCGCCCACGTTATTTACGACACCTCGATCTACCGCACGGGAAATATGGTCGGGATTTGCGCGGGACGAGCGGACAACACCATAATCTTGTGTTTCGAGAACGAGACCAACTGCGGGCACTAATACCGAGCGCAAACGATCTTTTCCGAGTATACCGCACGAAGTGGTCGGATCGATTTTCCCCACAGGCCTCTCGCCGACTGGCTGGCGACGAGATTTTCGCCGCCGATAGGCCTTGCTTGTACTTATACATTGTGACCGGCAGGGATGTATACGACGATGAGATATATATGGCCCGTGAGCCGGGAGATCACGGACTTGGTCTACTGTCGGTTGGATGGATGGATTTTAGTTTATATTATTTCGGGATTTCGACTATTTTTCAGGGATATATTTACTTTTCGATAATTTCCTTCATTCAAACAGTTATATAGGGCTGCATTTTATTGTAGGCGGCAACATATAAAATCTCACCGTCAAACTACAATCTATCGGGAGGCGC
The sequence above is a segment of the Nasonia vitripennis strain AsymCx chromosome 3, Nvit_psr_1.1, whole genome shotgun sequence genome. Coding sequences within it:
- the LOC100118702 gene encoding KICSTOR complex protein ITFG2, with protein sequence MRAVCFVKRLQWDVPGTLFRHGLTIGDVDNDGDNELVVGTAEGDLYIFKGLELWQKITGLGLITSVAIGDIFNCGRNALIVICGDGWVHIYYSPRSVHPSLNTLHSEGSGSDNGEHFEQNFAKLKIGTLNLTNLTENAILDHRINSNRSDDSVGKMKCVHVQRIPTNTKVVLVADVDKDGANEMIIGLTDRVVRSYRWSSNADLGTGKLIGLNKWECANQIGTVTLQDDSDGTPTLLVAQPGGTFMRIKCNADDCQLDDDCFDTNSEAAASGVDYQTLGISRMRNPNISTEILGNLKPKISNFSDHDVKCTSTDQDLLGSTSSKDFQEEIASANETDIDRQSGVDMVDGNLIGGNIVFGEFESKKDQSHFHSSFKTSDLGDKNLIKRDDYAKFEDHKQTVNTQSNVKEDNKSWSNSKSYALATLDGTIMLVKDEIILWSMQVDHHISALCPLDVTGDGADEIIACTWDGQTYILDQQRNSVRFQFEEPVRAFCAGMYSVFPRSKSPCLVYNNFFNKIFLYYDVSLPSMLVTALNPTESLEASEKESLKKILADSPDCEHGPELRQLTEWLLYGMS